From the genome of Orcinus orca chromosome 5, mOrcOrc1.1, whole genome shotgun sequence, one region includes:
- the LOC117199320 gene encoding keratin-associated protein 20-2-like — translation MSFDSNYYGGLGYGCGCLGCGYGCGYGGYGHSCCHPPCCGRFWPYGL, via the exons atgagttttgacag CAATTATTATGGTGGTCTGGGTTATGGCTGTGGCTGCCTGGGCTGTGGCTATGGCTGTGGCTATGGTGGGTATGGACACAGCTGCTGCCACCCACCTTGCTGTGGAAGATTCTGGCCCTATGGACTCTAG